DNA sequence from the Dioscorea cayenensis subsp. rotundata cultivar TDr96_F1 unplaced genomic scaffold, TDr96_F1_v2_PseudoChromosome.rev07_lg8_w22 25.fasta BLBR01000974.1, whole genome shotgun sequence genome:
ctatatttctgCCTTGACTTTATGTTTCCATTCCATGTCGAATAATAGGAGCTAGAACATGGAGAGTTTGTGCGAGTGAGGACAGTTCACTTGAATGGAAAGCCCCGGGTGTTGACATTAAAACAAGACCTTCACTACTGGCCTACATGGGAGCTGAAGTTTGATCCAGAAAGCACAACATGGCGCCgagaaacaattaaagcattgGACAACAGCATTGCATGATAATTATCTAGTTGCTGAAGTTTTCTTCCTGAATCATCCTCCAAGCATTCATTACTTCATATACACAGATACACCTGGCCATCAGTCAACATTGGATGGGGCAACTTTTCTTGAGTGGAATCACATTATTGTTATCTTCAGCAAGGAGGCTATTCCATGGCAGCCTTGAGAAAGAATTCAGTTCCTTAAGTTATATGCATTACATGATGCCATCATGCAATAACATCTTGTCTGATAACTGACCTGAAGCATGGGAATTGGTGGCAAGGTGGATACCAAGAAGCTCAGTAGTCTAGGACTAGGAGGAAGCTGATAATAAGATATTTCATTTATCCAGTTTGGTATTTAAGGAAAGTGggttatctttttatttatattattttctgcATATTGGTTCAAAACAAATAAGCATAATAGCCCCTATTGCCAAACCTTTTGACTGCTTCttgtttttatgtaatttatcaTTGTACCATTAATTATTTACTGTTTAACCAAAATAATGAACAGTTGTGTGAATGGAAAAAATCATTGATTATGATGTGTTCTTGATCTGATCTAGGTGGTAAATGTGTTCTTGATCTGATCTAGGTGGTAAATGGTGCTTTTATGCCCCTTGATTTCATGCATTGTAAGCTTTGCTGTTTGTTGACAGCGTATATCATCAGGAAATACAAACAAAATGGGGCCATTTCAGAGTAAAAACTGTGCTACATTGTAACCTTCTAATTTTGTGAATTAGGCTGATTgaatctaattatttatttcaatgaaaaacctAGCTGGTCCAAAGTCCCAGGTATTATTACATTGTTAGAATGGAAatctttcaaaaaagaaaaacaaaaaattatgagattttTGCAATGCGCTATTTGTAATGAAAACGAATAAAACTATACTAAAGAGGCAGACGTTAAGATTCAGAAAATgcacccctctctctctctctccttatatgtaaatataactttttattgGGCTTAAAATACAAAGAATGAACTCCATCACGGCCCAGCCCAACAATGGCTAGCAAAACCCCCTCATAAGCCCTAACTTCTCTCCCTTCTTCCCCCAAGCCCCATGACGCTCCTCTCAGCCATTACGGCGGCTGCGGAAGCCGGGGCTCCATCGCCGGCGCCGAAACATCCTCTCATCCTCAACGGCGACGCTGCAGTTCATTCCCTCGTTCCTGGAAGTGACTCCCCTGCAAACGCCGCCCTCGTCAAGCGCGTCTCTGGGTGGAGCCTTTCCAGCACTGATACGGATATTGCTGTTCTTGTTTCCAGCCTTTCCAAAACCCTAACTCGCAAGCTCAAGAACCCTAGATCGCTGAATCGAGACGAGTGCGTAGGTCTTCTCGGCTCGTTCTTCCAGAAGTGCGCTGAAAGGATCGGCCTTGCCATCAGTGTCGACCCCTCTGACCCTAATTTCATCCCCAAAGCGATTGAAAAGTTGGGGTTTGTGATTGGAAGGGAAGCCGCGGGACTGATTCTTGAAGGATGTCTTATTCTGGAGGTTTGGGAGGTAATCGAAACCCTCATCTTGCAAAAGCTTGCAGGGAATCTAAAACTCTGTGAACTTTAGTTGAAAAAGCTCATCGAGAAAAAAACCAATCAGAATTGCTCTGTTTGTGTGTTAGAGAAATCTCAGACCTTAAGTCTTCTGAGCTTGTTTTTGATTCTCAAATTCTTCTTATCCCCAACTGATGATTCTTTTGAATAGTATGATCTTAGTGAGgaaaaaaagttggaaaatgACGCTCTTTTTTTGCTATTGAGAAGGCAACTCACAGAGGTTTAGATGAAAAGGTGACGGCTTTAGCTAGAGAAGCTTCCATCTTGCTAGCCATGGCTCATGACAGGTTCTCATCTTCGGAGGTGTGCCTACATTATGTGTTTGGATCTTCAAATTTGGATGATCTTGTGCTTTCATCTGCGATTTTGAGACTTGATGGGTCAGAGGTTTTGACACTTGTTAGGTACTTTATCAAGTGGCTGGAGAAGTACCAGAGATTTCCCGAAGCTGGGCCTTGCCCCTCAGCAATGCCAGTTTTGGGTTTAACCGTTTGTGATAGTATTCCTTCACTTGAATCAGTGGCCAGGGGATTGGGGTTGGTCTTAGATGAGCATTTCTCCTATTTGGTTCTGAGTTCTGAGTTCCATGAGGAGATGAGAGCAATTGAGAGACTAGTGAAATCTTTTGCATCAGAAGCTGAGTTGTGTTTGCCCGTGAATGAGATTATCAAGCATTTGCAGTTGGAAGCAAGGCAGTATTGAGGTACGAAGTCTGACTATGTTCTATGTTGTTGTTTATGTGAGAGTTGTTATCAATGTTGTTGGTCTTTTATTTGCCAACTACAAATGAAAATGAGTGGTGAATTTAGGTGGTTTTTTTTATCCTGGTTCTCCAATATGTTTCTTCTTGTCACCTTTGGCCTCTTATGGTTgagtttaaaatttgtatttattttcacCAAAAATGCAGAAGTCTCTAGCCTTTGAATTTAGTTATCTTAAAAATTTAGTGCTTTTGTTTGCAAATTAGTTGAACTTCCCTTCATGCTGTCCATCATTTAAGTACAAAGATGTTGGGCAAAGTTTGGTGATTAATTAGAGATCTGATTGTTAAATACGTAGTAGCTTTACTACAATCATAaagtaccttttttttttctaaacaaaCTTTGCATTACTGCAGTTCTGTTTCATTATAGTTAAAGTGCAGCCCTAAGTGAAACCGTTCTTGTGTCTGTTCTCCTTCGAAATTGCATATATCATCTATGCATGTCCATCCCACTCCAGCTCTATCTTATAGTCTTCATTTGTGATTTGAATTTCCTTGTGTTTTAGGTGTGCCATCTGATTCTGAAACATAGTTATACAGCATATCAAGAACCACAGTATATTATTAGCAATATGGAAAAAGACAGCAATTTTATGgcatttgatttttcatgtctTATGATTGTATTTAATCCAGATTACATCAGCTCACCAATGGATGCTATTAATTGTTCAAAGGCGCGGCGAGCTTTCAGTGAACAGTTCTTTGAGTAaaaaattttggtaaatttttcaaCTTAATTGGCATCAAACCAAGCTGTTGGAACTATTGATCTTCGCAGAGACCTTGCACCTTTTTGACACCCTCTACTGGGCTAAGTTTTTGCACCTGTTTTACATTACTGCAACCCGGGAATCACCATTTACGCCGCCAAGTTCCAGATAttcttcattcttgtttcttgtaTGTTCAACATATATCAAACAATTGTTATGTTATATGATCCATTTATTTTCTGATCTTATAATTATGAGCTGGAAACCTATTTGCATGCATACCCTTACAGATGCTCATACACATCCCACTAAATACAAATTCTAATCAATGTAAGACGTGAATTATCATTCTCATTGTTTAGCATTCATGGCTACTATTTTGTGTCTTTTGAACATGTGTCTTTTTTCCAcgtttaatgttattttatctCAGTCAAAGTATCACGCCAACAATGCTTGCTATATCGACATCTCTGTATTGATAATGGAGATATCACACAATAACCAACTGGCactataattttgaatttcgAAGAGTCAACCAGCTATTGTTGAACTGAACTACACCAATACTTTTTATGGATAATGTGCATGTTTTCATGTATAATGTCACAGCAATTACTCTTCAATTCTTCTTGATTGGATATGGTTAATTTGCCGAAACAGTTAGACATGTTGAAGGACATGAACATGAATGAACGGAGGGCAAGGCAAGTATGATGTGTGGACCAGTTGTGCATTTAGCTATGAAAGAAGCATCTTATCTTGTTGGTATGGCATTGGCTTTTGATGAGAACCTTTAATATTTATGAAGCAGTGGCGAGCTAGTTAGAATCCAAAAGCCATAGAACCCTCAACAAAcgttataatatttattttatttatagtacTGAGTTTAGTGCGTAGCTAGTCAATTATATCATAATTCATTGAATCATTCAATCTACCAAGCACCAACACCAACCATATGACGCCATATATCTCTCTCTCCATGTGCCAAAGCAACTATagttactttaaaaaaaaaatttatactaaaCTAGTAATTAACAGCATATATGCATAGAATGCGTATAGATGTACtcataaaagaaagaagagcaaTTATGTCCACCTTCTCCTTCCTTCACTTATCTTCATTGTCTTTTCCTGATCAACTACTACCTTCTAGTCTTCTACATggccaaaaaggaaaaaaggaaacccaaaaaaaaaaaagaaaaagaaagaagatgataGAAAAAAGAGATCAACAGTCTACCTGCCTACATTGATCTTCCAGGATAATTAAACTCAAAGCACAATTATAAGAGAATTACAAATGCTGATATTCATAATAGAAAATACATACAATATGTGCCTGTTAATAATAAGGAAGTAACCCGGCAAGAACCATTGCAAGCAAAGCTCCAAGCTTTTTTATGGAaggagaagacgaagaagatgatgaggatgacGGCGGTGTTATGTAGTACCAAAGGGAAATAAGGGAGGATGGGGTTGGGAGGAGGAGGTGCCGGGAAGCTAACATAAGGTGGAGGATAGAATGGTAGATAAGGAGAAGGAAATGCCGGAGAAGGAAGGTAAGGAGGagtaggaggaggaggagaagggtaGACCACTGGCTCTGTAGGAGGTGAAGGTGGCGGTGGAGGGCAGTTTGTGACTGATGTCGGTGGAGGGAGACATGGATAAGGACACTCAGGAGGTGACTCTGATTGATCCCAACCATTGGTTGAGATtacaaagaaaaggagaagaagggaggGGATGATGTGGGAGAGCTTGGTTGACATTGTTGTCAAAATTGGAGTttgtggagaagatgaagaagatgatcaatGGCGGAACAATAGAAGAAGAGAGGCTTTTGAAAAGGCGTTGGAGCGTTTCATAACTTCATTTGGTCTTATAATGCAAAAGGGAGTGGAATGTTTATTGTTTGAGTTATTAATTTAATGTCATGCATGGCATCAGATGTATGAGTATTTACTacaattctttttcttttttttgtaaaaataaatttttagattgatatatataattcattcctaattatatcattattattatggtgTGGCCCAATGCTTTTGCTCACCGTGTCATGGCATGCAAGTGCATGGTACTCATAGAGCCTTCTTGCAAAGTCATTTGCACATGGCAGAGGAGTTTATTTTACCAAAAGGGAGGGATTTTTC
Encoded proteins:
- the LOC120255366 gene encoding uncharacterized protein LOC120255366, with the protein product MTLLSAITAAAEAGAPSPAPKHPLILNGDAAVHSLVPGSDSPANAALVKRVSGWSLSSTDTDIAVLVSSLSKTLTRKLKNPRSLNRDECVGLLGSFFQKCAERIGLAISVDPSDPNFIPKAIEKLGFVIGREAAGLILEGCLILEVWEVIETLILQKLAGNLKLFFAIEKATHRGLDEKVTALAREASILLAMAHDRFSSSEVCLHYVFGSSNLDDLVLSSAILRLDGSEVLTLVRYFIKWLEKYQRFPEAGPCPSAMPVLGLTVCDSIPSLESVARGLGLVLDEHFSYLVLSSEFHEEMRAIERLVKSFASEAELCLPVNEIIKHLQLEARQY
- the LOC120255367 gene encoding classical arabinogalactan protein 4-like — translated: MSTKLSHIIPSLLLLFFVISTNGWDQSESPPECPYPCLPPPTSVTNCPPPPPSPPTEPVVYPSPPPPTPPYLPSPAFPSPYLPFYPPPYVSFPAPPPPNPILPYFPLVLHNTAVILIIFFVFSFHKKAWSFACNGSCRNQMAHLKHKEIQITNEDYKIELEWDGHA